A stretch of DNA from Deltaproteobacteria bacterium:
GGTTACCGGGCCATTGCGCCATGGTTACGTGGCTATGCGCCCTCAGTACTCGACGGGGATTTTGATATCGACAGTCTCACTGATGACATCATCGAACTCTCGGCGGAGTTTGGCTCTCAGGATACACCTATACGACTGGTCGGTCATGACTGGGGAGCCGTTCTTACATGGCTCGCCGCAGCCCATCATCCCAAACGGTTCATCAGTGCGGCCACTCTTGCCGTGCCCCACCCTCTGAAGTTCTTCGAATTACTGGTACGCAACCCCTCTCAATTGGGGCGCAGCGGCTACATGGGTCTCTTTCAGCTCAGAACGCTTTCGGACTGGGTGGTTACTCGCGGCGACTTGTCTTTCATCGATTTACTATGGAAGAAATGGTCTCCGGGCTATGAACCCTGCCCCCAACAGATGACCGAACTTAAGACTTGTCTGAGAACCTCGATGCCGGGGCCCCTCAACTACTACCGTAAGATTCTGCGACCCCTGGTGCCCTCGATCCGTCGACTCCTGGACCCAAGCCGGCCGGAACGCAGCATACAGATTCCAATCCTCAGCATAACCGGTGTAAACGATGGATGCATCGCGGCCAATTCCAAGCTTGATTCTAGCCAGTTTATGATGGCGCCCTACAAGCATATGGAAGTTCCCAATGCCGGCCATTTCATGCATCTTGAGGCTCCCGGCGTGGTCAACTCGGCCATCACCTCATGGTTTTTGGAGCATTAATCCAAGTTTTCCTACATTTCATGACATTCTCAAATTCTTAAGTAGTTGAAATTGCTATAGTCGTAAAGATCCGCCGAATTTTTTGCTTGTCAAACTGCGCCCCACCTATTAGACGCAGTGCGTAAGGGGTATGGGGAATCAACACATGAAGGAGAATCACTATGAATGCGAAACAGTTCTTTTCATGGGCAGTCGCCATCGCCGTATCTTTTGGTGCCCTAACCCATAACGCGCAAGCAGCCACAAACGACTGGGAAATTATTTCCACTGACGATGGATTCGTCACCAAGCGCAAAAGCGTCGAAGGCTCTGATATTCTCGCTTTCCGCGGTGAGACCATTGTTGATACCCCTATCGCCAAAATCCTAAGTGTCTTTCTAGACGCATCACGGCGCGGAGAATGGGTTGATAAATTTCATACCTCTTCTGAACTCACGATAAAGAATGAATGGGAACGAACCTATTGGATTCGATTTGCTCTCCCATTCCCCGTTTCAGACCGCGACTATGTCCTCAATGCAACTGCGCAGGTGGATGAAGCACGCCGAGTGGTGACAGCAAACATTAAATCAGTTGAGCACAATAAGAAGCCCGAAGACGACTGCTGCGTACGCGCATCAGCAATGGGCACTTACTACCGCTTCGAGGCCATTCCTGGAACCAACAAAACCAAGATGGAAGTTGAAGTTCATACTGATCCAAAGGGCATGCTTCCTTCATGGCTGGTCAATATCATCCAAAAGAAATGGCCCAGCAAAACCTTGCTAGGTTTGGCTAAAGTTGCCTCTGATGCAGCTGTTGAGCCACATCCTGCCTTCATTCACTGGAATGACAAAGAACTTCCTGCAGGCCTGGTTCAAGCTGACAAAGCATCGCCAGAAGTTACGGCGCAAGCACAGGACGAAGCTACTGAGAAAAAAGAAACCGCTGCTGAAGAAGTAACCGGTACCGTAAACAAGGTAGAAGAGCCAGAAGGCTAATCAGTCCATCTATCGACAACCGGGTACATCAGTACCCGGTCCAGTCAAAATATCAATTCAATATTAATATACTTAAAATACTATACTAAATAGACCATGCGCCCTTGCCTCTACTCGGTCACTGTAATGAGCGAGTCTCCCGCCTCACTTAATGTACCGAAACAATCCAGCTCCAAACCGCGCTCTTTCGCAGCCTCTAGAAAAGCATCTCGCCCA
This window harbors:
- a CDS encoding alpha/beta hydrolase, with product MMQTNVLHTSRGDFAYLADGPEDGPVVLCLHGFPDHAPSWNQLLGHLASQGYRAIAPWLRGYAPSVLDGDFDIDSLTDDIIELSAEFGSQDTPIRLVGHDWGAVLTWLAAAHHPKRFISAATLAVPHPLKFFELLVRNPSQLGRSGYMGLFQLRTLSDWVVTRGDLSFIDLLWKKWSPGYEPCPQQMTELKTCLRTSMPGPLNYYRKILRPLVPSIRRLLDPSRPERSIQIPILSITGVNDGCIAANSKLDSSQFMMAPYKHMEVPNAGHFMHLEAPGVVNSAITSWFLEH